From Apium graveolens cultivar Ventura chromosome 9, ASM990537v1, whole genome shotgun sequence, the proteins below share one genomic window:
- the LOC141683569 gene encoding putative membrane protein At1g16860 has product MGSRFPSHQLSNGLYVSGRPEQPKERTPTMTSTAMPYTGGDIKKSGELGKMFDLPVDGSKVRKSGPISAAPSRTGSFAGSASHSGPMMPNAASRASYSTSGPVSSAGISGSVSVKKSNSGPLSKHGEPLKKSSGPQSGGVTPATRQNSGPLPPILPATGLITSGPITSGPLNSSGAPRKFSGPLDSKSSMKLHGSTTINQAVTTLSQDEDHSFKCSFPKPILWAMILLFVMGFIAGGFILGAVHNAVLLIVILVLLGIVATIFAWNTCCGRRSIIDFIDRYPDAELREAKDGQYVKVSGVVTCGNVPLESSFQRVPRCVYTSSCLYEYRGWDSKAANPTHRRFTWGLRSSERHVVDFYISDFQSGLRALVKTGFGAKVTPYVEGSVVVDVTALDKDMSPDFIRWMRERNLSSDDRVMRLEEGYIKEGSTVSVMGVVQRNENVLMIVPPPEPLTTGCQWGRCILPASLEGIVLRCEDASKVDVIPV; this is encoded by the exons ATGGGTTCACGGTTTCCGTCTCACCAGCTGAGCAATGGCCTTTATGTCTCTGGCCGCCCTGAACAGCCCAAAGAAAGAACCCCTACAATGACCTCGACGGCTATGCCTTATACGGGCGGTGACATCAAGAAATCCGGAGAGCTGGGAAAGATGTTTGATTTACCTGTGGATGGCTCCAAGGTCAGGAAATCTGGACCGATATCCGCTGCTCCTTCGAGAACTGGATCTTTTGCGGGCAGCGCTTCACATTCAGGACCAATGATGCCTAATGCAGCATCTAGGGCTAGCTACTCCACTTCCGGTCCTGTGTCATCTGCTGGGATATCTGGTTCAGTTTCTGTAAAGAAATCGAACTCCGGGCCGTTGAGTAAACACGGGGAACCTTTAAAGAAGTCGTCTGGCCCCCAATCTGGTGGAGTAACACCAGCTACCCGTCAAAACTCAGGTCCTTTACCACCAATTCTTCCTGCCACGGGACTTATTACATCTGGTCCCATTACGTCCGGTCCATTAAATTCATCCGGTGCACCAAGGAAATTTTCTGGTCCTTTAGATTCCAAGAGTTCGATGAAACTGCATGGCTCAACTACTATTAACCAAGCTGTGACAACTTTAAGCCAGGACGAAGACCATTCATTTAAGTGCAGTTTCCCAAAGCCAATTCTATGGGCGATGATTCTGCTCTTTGTAATGGGATTCATTGCTGGCGGTTTTATCCTTGGGGCTGTCCATAATGCTGTTCTTCTCATTGTTATATTGGTTCTTTTGGGAATTGTTGCCACAATATTTGCCTGGAATACTTGCTGTGGAAGAAGATCGATCATTGACTTCATCGACCGCTACCCAGATGCTGAGCTTAGAGAAGCAAAAGATGGGCAGTATGTGAAAGTCTCCGGG GTGGTGACCTGTGGTAATGTTCCCCTTGAATCATCGTTTCAGAGAGTTCCAAGATGTGTCTACACATCATCATGTTTGTACGAGTATCGTGGGTGGGACTCAAAAGCTGCCAACCCAACTCATCGTCGATTTACGTGGGGACTACGATCATCCGAA AGGCACGTAGTTGACTTCTACATTTCTGACTTCCAGTCTGGTTTAAGAGCATTGGTTAAGACTGGGTTTGGTGCAAAAGTTACTCCATATGTGGAGGGGTCTGTTGTTGTTGATGTCACTGCTTTAGACAAAGACATGTCTCCTGATTTTATCAGATGGATGAGAGAAAGGAATCTTTCAAGTGATGACCGTGTAATGCGATTGGAAGAAGG GTATATCAAAGAGGGAAGCACAGTGAGTGTGATGGGAGTTGTTCAGCGGAATGAGAACGTGCTAATGATTGTTCCTCCACCAGAGCCGTTGACAACAGGATGCCAATGGGGCAGATGTATTCTTCCAGCTAGCCTGGAGGGCATTGTTTTGAGATGCGAGGACGCATCAAAGGTTGATGTTATACCAGTATAG
- the LOC141683570 gene encoding kelch repeat-containing protein At3g27220-like isoform X1, with protein MVRSTKHRSTILYLLFVCLGLFATFLLADLLWASSTSYISTSSPHLNPNLHNNNASLKVSGDGVFENPKKDRLLSATYADLPAPLLYWEKMATSPVPRLDGAAIQINHLLFVFAGYGTIDLVHSHVDIYNFTDNTWGGRFDMPKEMAHSHLGMVTDGRYIYVVTGQYGPQCRGPTARNFVLDTQTKQWQDLPSLPVPRYAPATQLWRGRLHVMGGSKENRHTPGLEHWSLAVKDGKALEKEWRTEIPIPRGGPHRACVVANDRLYVLGGQEGDFMAKPGSPIFKCSRRNEVVFGDVYMLDDELKWKVLPPMPKPDSHIEFAWHIVNNSIVIVGGTTDKHPETKKMTLVGEVFQFRLDDLKWSVVGKLPFRVKTTLVGFWNGWLYFTSGQRDKGPDDPSPKKVIGEVWRTKLSL; from the exons ATGGTGAGGTCGACCAAGCATCGATCCACAATTTTATATCTCTTATTCGTGTGCTTGGGCCTCTTTGCTACCTTTTTACTTGCAGATCTTCTCTGGGCTTCTTCTACTTCTTACATATCCACTTCTTCTCCTCATCTCAACCCTAATCTTCATAACAATAATGCTTCTCTAAAG GTTAGTGGGGATGGGGTTTTCGAAAACCCCAAAAAGGATAGACTGTTGTCTGCTACTTATGCTGACTTGCCTGCCCCTCTACTTTATTGGGAGAAGATGGCTACTTCTCCTGTCCCCCGTCTCGATGGAGCCGCGATACAGATTAATCATCTTCTTTTCGTGTTTGCTGGTTATGGCACCATTGATCTT GTGCATTCTCATGTCGATATTTACAACTTTACTGACAACACATGGGGTGGAAGGTTTGATATGCCCAAAGAAATGGCACATTCGCATCTTGGCATGGTAACGGATGGAAGATACATTTACGTTGTCACCGGACAATATGGTCCGCAATGTAGAGGGCCTACGGCACGCAATTTTGTGCTGGATACTCAGACGAAGCAATGGCAGGATTTGCCTTCTTTACCGGTTCCTAG ATATGCACCAGCTACTCAACTTTGGAGAGGTAGACTTCATGTGATGGGTGGAAGCAAAGAAAATAGACATACCCCAGGATTAGAGCATTGGAGCCTGGCAGTGAAGGATGGAAAAGCTTTAGAGAAGGAATGGCGCACTGAAATTCCAATTCCTCGCGGTGGCCCCCATAG GGCTTGCGTTGTTGCAAATGACCGGTTATATGTCCTTGGTGGTCAAGAGGGTGATTTCATGGCAAAGCCTGGTTCTCCAATCTTCAAATGCTCCAGAAGGAATGAG GTTGTGTTTGGTGATGTATACATGCTTGACGACGAGTTGAAGTGGAAAGTTTTGCCTCCAATGCCAAAGCCTGATTCTCACATAGAGTTTGCTTGGCATATTGTAAACAACTCGATTGTCATCGTTGGAGGCACAACAGATAAGCATCCAGAAACGAAGAAAATGACACTGGTTGGAGAAGTTTTCCAGTTCCGGTTAGATGATCTG AAATGGTCAGTGGTTGGAAAACTTCCGTTCCGGGTTAAAACCACTCTGGTTGGATTTTGGAATGGGTGGTTGTACTTCACATCAGGACAAAGAGACAAAGGGCCAGATGATCCATCACCCAAGAAGGTAATCGGGGAAGTGTGGAGAACTAAACTGAGTTTGTGA
- the LOC141683570 gene encoding F-box/kelch-repeat protein At1g51550-like isoform X2, whose protein sequence is MVRSTKHRSTILYLLFVCLGLFATFLLADLLWASSTSYISTSSPHLKLAEDQLLLILLLLPIQSILYLGITCKRFTSIFSQSDTLWESLCIRDWNFQDLGVAAAAADDDGGVSCSKFKKMYRRLHQLQSVSCRVLSLPDPDVYPGPRASHSLNFLSGSLLFLFGGGSDGGRHLDDTWIGYLSNDLKRILKWQLVNTGVPSGRFGHSCVVICNHLILFGGINDNGIRQNDTWVGEIALHETLGVTLSWRLLDLLSVAPPPRGAHAGCAVDKNRMLIHGGIGLSGLRLGDTWVLDIAENFAFGTWHEVVGHTLPVARSGHTLTYIGGTQTILFGGRGLGYEVLNDVWLFDTSEGQLRWVQLLYELGNIPDGFSLPRVGHSATLILGGRVLIHGGEDMFRRRKNDFWVLDITARSIKMQSTSISQRTGTHMWRRLKSDGFIPNCRSFHRACADNSGRYLYIFGGMVDGLLQPAEAFGLRFDGEHFLVELVI, encoded by the exons ATGGTGAGGTCGACCAAGCATCGATCCACAATTTTATATCTCTTATTCGTGTGCTTGGGCCTCTTTGCTACCTTTTTACTTGCAGATCTTCTCTGGGCTTCTTCTACTTCTTACATATCCACTTCTTCTCCTCATCTCAA GCTAGCTGAAGACCAGTTGTTACTAATCTTGTTGTTATTACCTATTCAATCTATCTTATACTTAGGAATTACTTGTAAGAGATTCACCTCTATCTTTTCTCAATCGGATACTCTCTGGGAATCACTCTGCATTCGAGACTGGAACTTTCAAGATTTGGgcgtagcagcagcagcagctgATGATGATGGTGGTGTTAGTTGTAGTAAGTTCAAGAAGATGTACAGGCGCCTACATCAGCTCCAATCcgtgtcgtgtcgtgtactttcgcTTCCCGATCCTGATGTTTATCCGGGGCCTAGAGCTTCTCACTCTCTTAATTTTCTCTCTGGATCTCTCCTTTTCTTGTTTGGTGGCGGTTCTGATGGAG GACGTCATCTTGATGACACATGGATAGGATACTTGAGCAATGACCTGAAAAGAATATTGAAATGGCAACTGGTGAACACGGGCGTTCCCAGTGGGCGATTTGGTCATTCTTGTGTTGTAATTTGCAATCATCTTATCCTTTTCGGAGGGATAAATGACAACGGAATTCGCCAAAATGATACTTGGGTAGGGGAGATAGCATTACATGAGACTTTGGGAGTAACATTGTCTTGGAGGCTACTTGACTTGCTTTCTGTTGCACCTCCACCACGTGGAGCCCATGCTGGCTGTGCTGTTGATAAAAATAGGATGCTTATCCATGGTGGGATCGGGCTGTCTGGTCTGAGACTAGGTGACACATGGGTTCTAGATATAGCAGAAAATTTTGCCTTCGGAACTTGGCATGAAGTAGTGGGTCATACATTGCCTGTGGCTCGTTCAGGACATACATTAACTTATATTGGTGGAACTCAAACAATATTATTTGGTGGGAGGGGATTGGGTTATGAGGTGCTTAATGATGTCTGGCTCTTTGATACTTCAGAAGGTCAGTTAAGATGGGTACAACTGCTGTATGAATTAGGAAATATACCAGACGGGTTTTCTCTCCCAAGAGTTGGTCACTCAGCTACCCTCATCTTGGGAGGTCGAGTACTCATTCATGGTGGAGAAGACATGTTCAGGCGTAGGAAAAATGACTTTTGGGTTTTAGATATTACAGCTAGGTCAATTAAAATGCAGTCAACCAGTATAAGTCAAAGGACTGGTACACATATGTGGAGAAGGCTCAAGTCGGACGGTTTTATACCTAATTGCAGGTCATTTCATCGTGCTTGTGCAGATAATTCTGGTCGTTACTTGTATATATTTGGTGGAATGGTGGATGGGTTACTACAACCTGCTGAAGCTTTTGGCTTGAGGTTTGATGGGGAACATTTTCTAGTGGAGCTTGTGATCTAG